A single Rhinolophus ferrumequinum isolate MPI-CBG mRhiFer1 chromosome 20, mRhiFer1_v1.p, whole genome shotgun sequence DNA region contains:
- the LSM5 gene encoding U6 snRNA-associated Sm-like protein LSm5 encodes MFSGQKYFCPGIKALRTILEDWLVRLLGLRLVEPAQAEGRKRNRALSNSPSQRRWTQATSGVAMAANATTNPSQLLPLELVDKCIGSRIHIVMKSDKEIVGTLLGFDDFVNMVLEDVTEFEITPEGRRITKLDQILLNGNNITMLVPGGEGPEV; translated from the exons ATGTTCAGTGGACAGAAATATTTCTGCCCTGGAATAAAGGCGCTCCGCACGATCCTAGAGGACTGGCTCGTTCGCTTGCTCGGCCTCAGATTGGTCGAGCCTGCCCAGGCTGAGGGAAGAAAGCGGAACCGCGCTCTTTCAAATTCGCCGTCTCAACGTCGATGGACGCAGGCCACTTCCGGTGTAGCCATGGCGGCTAACGCTACCACTAACCCGTCGCAGCTGCTGCCTCTAG aGCTTGTGGACAAATGTATAGGATCAAGAATTCACATTGTGATGAAGAGTGATAAAGAAATTGTTGGCACGCTTCTGGGATTTGATGACTTTGTCA ATATGGTACTGGAAGATGTCACTGAATT tGAAATCACACCAGAAGGAAGAAGGATTACTAAATTAGACCAGATTTTactaaatggaaataatataacAATG CTGGTTCCTGGAGGAGAAGGACCTGAAGTATGA